From a single Cinclus cinclus chromosome 16, bCinCin1.1, whole genome shotgun sequence genomic region:
- the LOC134050378 gene encoding ATP-sensitive inward rectifier potassium channel 12, translating to MTTGRVNPYSIVSSEEDGLRLTTMPGINGFGNGKIHTRRKCRNRFVKKNGQCNVEFTNMDDKPQRYIADMFTTCVDIRWRYMLLLFSLAFLVSWLLFGLIFWLIALIHGDLENPGGDDTFKPCVLQVNGFVAAFLFSIETQTTIGYGFRCVTEECPLAVFMVVVQSIVGCIIDSFMIGAIMAKMARPKKRAQTLLFSHNAVVAMRDGKLCLMWRVGNLRKSHIVEAHVRAQLIKPRITEEGEYIPLDQIDIDVGFDKGLDRIFLVSPITILHEINEDSPLFGISRQDLETDDFEIVVILEGMVEATAMTTQARSSYLASEILWGHRFEPVLFEEKNQYKVDYSHFHKTYEVPSTPRCSAKDLVENKFLLPSTNSFCYENELAFMSRDEEEEDDDSRGLEDLSPDNRHEFDRLQATIALDQRSYRRESEI from the coding sequence ATGACTACAGGCAGAGTCAACCCTTACAGCATCGTGTCCTCCGAGGAAGACGGGCTGAGGTTGACCACCATGCCAGGTATCAACGGCTTTGGCAATGGGAAAATCCACACCAGGAGGAAATGCAGGAACAGGTTTGTAAAGAAGAATGGTCAGTGCAACGTGGAGTTCACCAACATGGATGACAAGCCACAGAGGTACATTGCAGACATGTTCACCACATGCGTTGACATCCGCTGGAGGTATATGCTCTTGCTCTTTTCCCTGGCATTTCTGGTGTCCTGGTTATTGTTTGGGCTGATTTTCTGGCTAATTGCACTCATTCATGGAGACCTAGAAAACCCGGGTGGAGATGATACTTTCAAGCCTTGTGTTCTGCAGGTCAATGGCTTTGTGGCTGCTTTTCTGTTCTCCATTGAGACCCAAACGACGATCGGGTACGGCTTCCGCTGCGTGACCGAGGAGTGTCCGCTTGCCGTCTTCATGGTGGTGGTTCAGTCCATCGTGGGCTGTATAATCGACTCTTTCATGATTGGTGCAATAATGGCAAAAATGGCCAGGCCCAAAAAAAGGGCCCAGACATTACTTTTCAGCCATAACGCAGTAGTGGCAATGAGAGATGGGAAACTCTGCCTGATGTGGAGAGTTGGGAACCTACGGAAAAGCCACATAGTAGAAGCCCACGTACGAGCTCAGCTAATTAAGCCCAGGATCACAGAGGAAGGGGAGTACATCCCGCTCGACCAAATAGACATTGATGTGGGGTTTGATAAAGGCTTGGACCGTATTTTCTTGGTATCTCCCATCACCATTCTCCATGAGATCAACGAAGACAGCCCCTTGTTTGGGATCAGCCGCCAGGACTTGGAGACAGATGACTTTGAGATCGTCGTCATCCTGGAGGGCATGGTAGAGGCCACAGCCATGACGACGCAAGCTCGGAGCTCCTACCTGGCCAGTGAAATACTGTGGGGCCACCGCTTTGAGCCCGTCTTGTTTGAGGAGAAAAACCAGTACAAAGTAGACTATTCCCACTTCCACAAAACCTACGAGGTCCCGTCCACGCCCCGTTGCAGCGCAAAGGACTTGGTGGAGAACAAATTCCTGCTGCCCAGCACCAACTCCTTCTGCTACGAGAATGAGCTGGCTTTCATGAGCCGcgatgaggaagaggaagacGATGACAGCCGGGGTCTGGAGGACCTCAGCCCGGACAACAGGCACGAGTTTGACAGGCTTCAAGCCACAATAGCGTTGGATCAGCGGTCGTACAGGAGGGAGTCAGAAATATGA